From a single Seriola aureovittata isolate HTS-2021-v1 ecotype China chromosome 18, ASM2101889v1, whole genome shotgun sequence genomic region:
- the stard7 gene encoding stAR-related lipid transfer protein 7, mitochondrial, producing the protein MFHSASRRPICEIGVNTMRLQSCKSFRQTVEEGRGKLERVPWLGRNVGLLLSWLQKAGASEAAGSGHKKKDLLSIFADHCSFVTGQRLRRACQIRELYSNLYSERTRWNLVGNIWRRFQSKHAPTGKLVAALAGVFMWENEKIQDEEIHRCGLELQALEAVKCLSTSLGAVAGQQDSVWEAVVERKDFRVWKRPIPSSHLYEYRVLGSYTDVTPRQFFNVQLDTEYRKKWDSLVIKLEVVDRDVSTGSEVVHWATHFPYPMYSRDYVYVRRYDVDVDKNLMVLISRAVQHPRVPETQEFVRVHSYQSKMVIRPHKSFDENGFDYLLTYSDDPQTVFPRYCVSWMVSSGMPDFLEKLHTAALRAKNLEVGIHDYASVIKSSDTNRQPSQERLSGETTRTGGPGQIYA; encoded by the exons ATGTTTCACTCCGCGTCCCGTCGTCCGATCTGCGAGATCGGTGTAAACACAATGAGGCTTCAGAGCTGCAAGTCGTTCAGGCAGACTGTCGAGGAGGGCAGAGGAAAACTCGAGAGGGTCCCGTGGCTGGGCAGGAACGTGGGCCTGCTGCTCTCCTGGCTCCAGAAAGCAGGTGCCAGTGAGGCCGCGGGATCCGGCCATAAGAAGAAGGACTTACTCTCCATATTTGCCGACCACTGCAGCTTTGTGACTGGACAGAGGCTCCGACGTGCTTGTCAGATCCGCGAGCTTTACTCAAACCTGTACTCCGAGCGCACCAGGTGGAACCTGGTTGGGAACATATGGCGCAGATTTCAAAGCAAGCACGCCCCCACGGGGAAACTTGTCGCGGCCCTGGCTGGTGTCTTCATGTGGGAGAATGAGAAGATTCAAGATGAGGAAATTCACAG GTGTGGACTTGAACTACAGGCCCTGGAGGCTGTAAAATGCCTAAGCACATCCTTGGGGGCTGTGGCGGGACAACAGGATTCTGTGTGGGAAGCTGTGGTGGAGAGGAAAGACTTCAGAGTGTGGAAGCGGCCTATTCCCAGCAGTCACCTCTATGAATACAGAG TGTTGGGCTCCTACACCGATGTCACACCAAGACAGTTCTTCAACGTACAG TTGGATACAGAGTACAGAAAGAAGTGGGATTCTCTGGTTATCAAGCTTGAAGTGGTGGACAGAGATGTCAGTACTGGCTCTGAAGTTGTGCACTGGGCTACACACTTCCCT TATCCCATGTACTCAAGGGACTATGTGTATGTGCGCCGCTATGATGTTGATGTCGACAAAAACCTGATGGTCTTGATATCCAG AGCCGTGCAGCATCCCAGAGTCCCAGAGACTCAGGAATTTGTGAGAGTTCATTCATACCAGTCAAAGATGGTCATTCGCCCTCACAAGTCCTTTGATGAG AATGGGTTTGATTACCTGCTGACCTACAGTGATGACCCTCAGACTGTCTTTCCCCGTTACTGTGTGAGCTGGATGGTGTCAAGTG GCATGCCTGACTTTCTGGAGAAGCTACATACTGCTGCCTTGAGGGCCAAGAACTTGGAAGTGGGGATCCATGACTACGCGAGTGTCATTAAATCCAGTGACACCAACCGCCAGCCAAGCCAGGAGCGCCTCAGCGGAGAAACCACACGCACAGGTGGTCCAGGACAGATCTACGCTTGA
- the drg1 gene encoding developmentally-regulated GTP-binding protein 1 — protein MSILAKIAEIENEMARTQRNKATAHHLGLLKARLAKLRRELITPKGGSGGGTGEGFDVAKTGDARVGFVGFPSVGKSTLLSNLAGVYSEVAAYEFTTLTTVPGVIRYKGAKIQLLDLPGIIEGAKDGKGRGRQVIAVARTCNLILIVLDVLKPLVHKKLIEHELEGFGIRLNKQPPNIGFKKKDKGGINFTATCAQTELDAETVKSILAEYKIHNADITLRSDSTADDLIDVVEGNRVYIPCIYVLNKIDQISIEELDIIYKVPHTVPISAHHRWNFDDLLERMWDYLQLVRIYTKPKGQLPDYTSPVVLPDGRTAVEDFCLKIHKNLIKEFKYALVWGSSVKHNPQKVGKDHVMEDEDVIQLVKK, from the exons ATGAGTATACTCGCCAAAATAGCAGAGATTGAAAATGAG ATGGCCAGGACACAGAGGAACAAGGCCACAGCTCACCACTTGGGTCTGCTCAAAGCACGTCTTGCCAAACTGAGGAGGGAACTCATCACACCAAAAGGAGGCAGTGGTGGTGGAACAGGAGAAG gTTTCGATGTAGCAAAAACCGGTGATGCTCGTGTTGGCTTCGTTGGTTTTCCCTCAGTAGGAAAGTCTACACTGCTAAGTAATCTTGCAGGTGTGTACTCTGAGGTTGCCGCCTACGAGTTCACCACCCTAACGACGGTACCTGGAGTCATTCGCTACAAAGGTGCCAAAATTCAG CTCCTGGATCTCCCAGGAATCATTGAGGGGGCCAAGGATGGCAAGGGGAGAGGCAGACAGGTCATCGCAG TGGCTCGAACTTGCAACCTAATCCTCATAGTGCTTGATGTGTTGAAGCCTCTTGTTCATAAGAAGCTAATAGAGCATGAGCTGGAGGGCTTTGGCATCCGACTTAATAAGCAACCACCCAACATCGGGTTCAAGAAGAAGGACAAAGGAGGAATCAACttcacagctaca tgTGCACAAACTGAGCTGGATGCTGAAACGGTGAAGAGTATCCTGGCAGAGTACAAGATCCACAACGCCGACATCACTCTGCGCAGCGACTCCACCGCTGATGACCTCATTGATGTGGTGGAGGGAAATCG GGTCTACATCCCATGCATATATGTGCTCAACAAAATCGATCAGATCTCCATCGAGGAGCTTGACATCATCTACAAGGTGCCCCACACGGTTCCCATCTCAGCCCACCACCGCTGGAACTTCGATGACCTGCTGGAGAGGATGTGGGACTACCTACAGCTTGTGCGCAT CTACACCAAACCCAAAGGCCAGCTTCCTGATTACACATCTCCTGTTGTACTCCCTGACGGACGAACTGCAGTCGAGGATTTCTGCTTAAAGATTCACAAAAACCTCATCAAAGAATTCAAGTA tgctCTCGTGTGGGGATCATCTGTGAAACACAACCCTCAAAAGGTGGGCAAGGACCATGTGATGGAGGATGAAGACGTTATCCAGCTGGTGAAAAAGTAA